In the Limanda limanda chromosome 1, fLimLim1.1, whole genome shotgun sequence genome, one interval contains:
- the LOC132998323 gene encoding cytotoxic granule associated RNA binding protein TIA1-like isoform X4 — MDDDQPKTLYVGNLSRDVTEALILELFGQIGPCKSCKMIVDTAGHDPYCFVEFYEHRHATATIAAMNGRKILGKEVKVNWATTPTSQKKDTSSHFHVFVGDLSPEITTDDIKAAFAPFGKISDCRVVKDMATGKSKGYGFVSFFNKWDAENAIQQMGGQWLGGRQIRTNWATRKPAPKTPNETTSTKQLSFEEVVSQSSPSNCTVYCGGVTTGLTEQIMRQTFSPFGQIMEIRVFPDKGYSFVRFNSHEAAAHAIVSVNGTSIEGYVVKCYWGKETTDMVSPIQQNTVSFAAQPYSQWGQWYSNTQQIGQYVPNGWQVPSYGVYGQTWDQQGYNHLHAGAGWTGVGAVSNGSMVEPGQGVNGTMLTNQAGMSAAGYHTH; from the exons ATGGACGATGACCAGCCCAAAACCCT GTATGTGGGGAATCTGTCCCGGGACGTGACAGAGGCCCTCATCTTGGAGTTGTTTGGCCAAATTGGACCCTGCAAAAGCTGTAAAATGATAGTAGAT ACGGCAGGTCATGATCCGTACTGCTTTGTGGAGTTCTATGAGCATAGACATGCCACTGCCACAATTGCAGCCATGAATGGTCGGAAAATACTGGGTAAG GAGGTCAAGGTCAACTGGGCCACAACGCCAACCAGTCAAAAGAAAGACACAAGCA GTCACTTCCATGTCTTTGTTGGGGATCTTAGTCCTGAAATTACCACAGATGACATAAAAGCAGCCTTTGCTCCTTTTGGGAAAATATC GGATTGTCGAGTGGTGAAAGACATGGCCACAGGTAAATCTAAAGGCTATGGCTTTGTGTCCTTCTTCAACAAATGG GATGCAGAGAATGCCATACAGCAGATGGGAGGGCAGTGGTTGGGAGGCCGGCAGATCAGGACCAACTGGGCCACGAGGAAGCCTGCTCCTAAAACTCCAAATGAAA CAACCAGTACCAAGCAGCTGTCCTTTGAAGAGGTGGTGAGCCAGTCCAGCCCCAGCAACTGCACTGTCTACTGTGGAGGAGTCACCACAGGCCTCACAG AGCAAATTATGAGACAGACCTTCTCACCCTTCGGCCAAATAATGGAAATCCGTGTTTTCCCAGACAAAGGCTACTCATTTGTTAG GTTCAACTCCCATGAGGCAGCAGCTCATGCCATTGTCTCGGTCAATGGCACGTCCATTGAGGGCTATGTTGTTAAGTGTTACTGGGGCAAAGAAACAACAGACATGGTTAGCCCCATTCAGCAG AACACGGTGAGCTTCGCGGCGCAGCCCTACAGCCAGTGGGGTCAGTGGTACAGTAACACGCAGCAGATTGGTCAATATGTGCCCAATGGATGGCAGGTGCCGAGCTACGGAGTTTATGGACAGACCTGGGATCAGCAGGGCTACAA TCATTTACATGCCGGTGCCGGATGGACAGGAGTGGGCGCCGTGAGCAACGGCAGCATGGTGGAGCCTGGACAGGGAGTCAACGGAACGATGCTGACCAACCAGGCCGGCATGAGCGCTGCTGGCTACCACACCCACTGA
- the LOC132998323 gene encoding cytotoxic granule associated RNA binding protein TIA1-like isoform X3, whose product MDDDQPKTLYVGNLSRDVTEALILELFGQIGPCKSCKMIVDTAGHDPYCFVEFYEHRHATATIAAMNGRKILGKEVKVNWATTPTSQKKDTSSHFHVFVGDLSPEITTDDIKAAFAPFGKISDCRVVKDMATGKSKGYGFVSFFNKWDAENAIQQMGGQWLGGRQIRTNWATRKPAPKTPNETTSTKQLSFEEVVSQSSPSNCTVYCGGVTTGLTEQIMRQTFSPFGQIMEIRVFPDKGYSFVRFNSHEAAAHAIVSVNGTSIEGYVVKCYWGKETTDMVSPIQQQNTVSFAAQPYSQWGQWYSNTQQIGQYVPNGWQVPSYGVYGQTWDQQGYNHLHAGAGWTGVGAVSNGSMVEPGQGVNGTMLTNQAGMSAAGYHTH is encoded by the exons ATGGACGATGACCAGCCCAAAACCCT GTATGTGGGGAATCTGTCCCGGGACGTGACAGAGGCCCTCATCTTGGAGTTGTTTGGCCAAATTGGACCCTGCAAAAGCTGTAAAATGATAGTAGAT ACGGCAGGTCATGATCCGTACTGCTTTGTGGAGTTCTATGAGCATAGACATGCCACTGCCACAATTGCAGCCATGAATGGTCGGAAAATACTGGGTAAG GAGGTCAAGGTCAACTGGGCCACAACGCCAACCAGTCAAAAGAAAGACACAAGCA GTCACTTCCATGTCTTTGTTGGGGATCTTAGTCCTGAAATTACCACAGATGACATAAAAGCAGCCTTTGCTCCTTTTGGGAAAATATC GGATTGTCGAGTGGTGAAAGACATGGCCACAGGTAAATCTAAAGGCTATGGCTTTGTGTCCTTCTTCAACAAATGG GATGCAGAGAATGCCATACAGCAGATGGGAGGGCAGTGGTTGGGAGGCCGGCAGATCAGGACCAACTGGGCCACGAGGAAGCCTGCTCCTAAAACTCCAAATGAAA CAACCAGTACCAAGCAGCTGTCCTTTGAAGAGGTGGTGAGCCAGTCCAGCCCCAGCAACTGCACTGTCTACTGTGGAGGAGTCACCACAGGCCTCACAG AGCAAATTATGAGACAGACCTTCTCACCCTTCGGCCAAATAATGGAAATCCGTGTTTTCCCAGACAAAGGCTACTCATTTGTTAG GTTCAACTCCCATGAGGCAGCAGCTCATGCCATTGTCTCGGTCAATGGCACGTCCATTGAGGGCTATGTTGTTAAGTGTTACTGGGGCAAAGAAACAACAGACATGGTTAGCCCCATTCAGCAG CAGAACACGGTGAGCTTCGCGGCGCAGCCCTACAGCCAGTGGGGTCAGTGGTACAGTAACACGCAGCAGATTGGTCAATATGTGCCCAATGGATGGCAGGTGCCGAGCTACGGAGTTTATGGACAGACCTGGGATCAGCAGGGCTACAA TCATTTACATGCCGGTGCCGGATGGACAGGAGTGGGCGCCGTGAGCAACGGCAGCATGGTGGAGCCTGGACAGGGAGTCAACGGAACGATGCTGACCAACCAGGCCGGCATGAGCGCTGCTGGCTACCACACCCACTGA
- the LOC132998323 gene encoding cytotoxic granule associated RNA binding protein TIA1-like isoform X2, with protein sequence MDDDQPKTLYVGNLSRDVTEALILELFGQIGPCKSCKMIVDTAGHDPYCFVEFYEHRHATATIAAMNGRKILGKEVKVNWATTPTSQKKDTSSHFHVFVGDLSPEITTDDIKAAFAPFGKISDCRVVKDMATGKSKGYGFVSFFNKWDAENAIQQMGGQWLGGRQIRTNWATRKPAPKTPNETTSTKQLSFEEVVSQSSPSNCTVYCGGVTTGLTEQIMRQTFSPFGQIMEIRVFPDKGYSFVRFNSHEAAAHAIVSVNGTSIEGYVVKCYWGKETTDMVSPIQQVHMPQNTVSFAAQPYSQWGQWYSNTQQIGQYVPNGWQVPSYGVYGQTWDQQGYNHLHAGAGWTGVGAVSNGSMVEPGQGVNGTMLTNQAGMSAAGYHTH encoded by the exons ATGGACGATGACCAGCCCAAAACCCT GTATGTGGGGAATCTGTCCCGGGACGTGACAGAGGCCCTCATCTTGGAGTTGTTTGGCCAAATTGGACCCTGCAAAAGCTGTAAAATGATAGTAGAT ACGGCAGGTCATGATCCGTACTGCTTTGTGGAGTTCTATGAGCATAGACATGCCACTGCCACAATTGCAGCCATGAATGGTCGGAAAATACTGGGTAAG GAGGTCAAGGTCAACTGGGCCACAACGCCAACCAGTCAAAAGAAAGACACAAGCA GTCACTTCCATGTCTTTGTTGGGGATCTTAGTCCTGAAATTACCACAGATGACATAAAAGCAGCCTTTGCTCCTTTTGGGAAAATATC GGATTGTCGAGTGGTGAAAGACATGGCCACAGGTAAATCTAAAGGCTATGGCTTTGTGTCCTTCTTCAACAAATGG GATGCAGAGAATGCCATACAGCAGATGGGAGGGCAGTGGTTGGGAGGCCGGCAGATCAGGACCAACTGGGCCACGAGGAAGCCTGCTCCTAAAACTCCAAATGAAA CAACCAGTACCAAGCAGCTGTCCTTTGAAGAGGTGGTGAGCCAGTCCAGCCCCAGCAACTGCACTGTCTACTGTGGAGGAGTCACCACAGGCCTCACAG AGCAAATTATGAGACAGACCTTCTCACCCTTCGGCCAAATAATGGAAATCCGTGTTTTCCCAGACAAAGGCTACTCATTTGTTAG GTTCAACTCCCATGAGGCAGCAGCTCATGCCATTGTCTCGGTCAATGGCACGTCCATTGAGGGCTATGTTGTTAAGTGTTACTGGGGCAAAGAAACAACAGACATGGTTAGCCCCATTCAGCAGGTACATATGCCACAG AACACGGTGAGCTTCGCGGCGCAGCCCTACAGCCAGTGGGGTCAGTGGTACAGTAACACGCAGCAGATTGGTCAATATGTGCCCAATGGATGGCAGGTGCCGAGCTACGGAGTTTATGGACAGACCTGGGATCAGCAGGGCTACAA TCATTTACATGCCGGTGCCGGATGGACAGGAGTGGGCGCCGTGAGCAACGGCAGCATGGTGGAGCCTGGACAGGGAGTCAACGGAACGATGCTGACCAACCAGGCCGGCATGAGCGCTGCTGGCTACCACACCCACTGA
- the LOC132998323 gene encoding cytotoxic granule associated RNA binding protein TIA1-like isoform X1 gives MDDDQPKTLYVGNLSRDVTEALILELFGQIGPCKSCKMIVDTAGHDPYCFVEFYEHRHATATIAAMNGRKILGKEVKVNWATTPTSQKKDTSSHFHVFVGDLSPEITTDDIKAAFAPFGKISDCRVVKDMATGKSKGYGFVSFFNKWDAENAIQQMGGQWLGGRQIRTNWATRKPAPKTPNETTSTKQLSFEEVVSQSSPSNCTVYCGGVTTGLTEQIMRQTFSPFGQIMEIRVFPDKGYSFVRFNSHEAAAHAIVSVNGTSIEGYVVKCYWGKETTDMVSPIQQVHMPQQNTVSFAAQPYSQWGQWYSNTQQIGQYVPNGWQVPSYGVYGQTWDQQGYNHLHAGAGWTGVGAVSNGSMVEPGQGVNGTMLTNQAGMSAAGYHTH, from the exons ATGGACGATGACCAGCCCAAAACCCT GTATGTGGGGAATCTGTCCCGGGACGTGACAGAGGCCCTCATCTTGGAGTTGTTTGGCCAAATTGGACCCTGCAAAAGCTGTAAAATGATAGTAGAT ACGGCAGGTCATGATCCGTACTGCTTTGTGGAGTTCTATGAGCATAGACATGCCACTGCCACAATTGCAGCCATGAATGGTCGGAAAATACTGGGTAAG GAGGTCAAGGTCAACTGGGCCACAACGCCAACCAGTCAAAAGAAAGACACAAGCA GTCACTTCCATGTCTTTGTTGGGGATCTTAGTCCTGAAATTACCACAGATGACATAAAAGCAGCCTTTGCTCCTTTTGGGAAAATATC GGATTGTCGAGTGGTGAAAGACATGGCCACAGGTAAATCTAAAGGCTATGGCTTTGTGTCCTTCTTCAACAAATGG GATGCAGAGAATGCCATACAGCAGATGGGAGGGCAGTGGTTGGGAGGCCGGCAGATCAGGACCAACTGGGCCACGAGGAAGCCTGCTCCTAAAACTCCAAATGAAA CAACCAGTACCAAGCAGCTGTCCTTTGAAGAGGTGGTGAGCCAGTCCAGCCCCAGCAACTGCACTGTCTACTGTGGAGGAGTCACCACAGGCCTCACAG AGCAAATTATGAGACAGACCTTCTCACCCTTCGGCCAAATAATGGAAATCCGTGTTTTCCCAGACAAAGGCTACTCATTTGTTAG GTTCAACTCCCATGAGGCAGCAGCTCATGCCATTGTCTCGGTCAATGGCACGTCCATTGAGGGCTATGTTGTTAAGTGTTACTGGGGCAAAGAAACAACAGACATGGTTAGCCCCATTCAGCAGGTACATATGCCACAG CAGAACACGGTGAGCTTCGCGGCGCAGCCCTACAGCCAGTGGGGTCAGTGGTACAGTAACACGCAGCAGATTGGTCAATATGTGCCCAATGGATGGCAGGTGCCGAGCTACGGAGTTTATGGACAGACCTGGGATCAGCAGGGCTACAA TCATTTACATGCCGGTGCCGGATGGACAGGAGTGGGCGCCGTGAGCAACGGCAGCATGGTGGAGCCTGGACAGGGAGTCAACGGAACGATGCTGACCAACCAGGCCGGCATGAGCGCTGCTGGCTACCACACCCACTGA
- the dtwd2 gene encoding tRNA-uridine aminocarboxypropyltransferase 2 yields MEDAPKLSPTVSPEENGPGTCDSSGTEDGLVDAFRDLATLPVEVEERRPTCLRCRRPQKVCLCPFLPPQPLEISTYLYVVQHPAEESRVLRTVPLLAACLPPGKCNVIVGRRFCEEKHPDLAALCRDSRTLILYPGPSSQNLEELVKHQEVGAVKHNIIIIDGTWNQAKSMFLKNSLFHLPKQVQLNRTLCSQYVIRTQPSNICLSTLECAAVALSILEQNDAIQEVLLRPLKALCSFQLDHGAQVHHSKEHLLKNGMYDKPMPKNKRKIKRMEKLVTDHNICPR; encoded by the exons ATGGAAGATGCCCCCAAACTGAGCCCCACTGTGTCTCCCGAGGAGAATGGACCAGGGACCTGCGACAGCTCCGGGACGGAAGACGGACTGGTCGACGCTTTCAGAGACCTGGCCACCCTTCCGGTCGAGGTCGAGGAGAGAAGACCGACGTGTTTGCGGTGCCG TCGCCCTCAGAAGGTGTGTCTCTGCCCCTTTCTGCCACCACAACCCCTGGAGATCTCCACATACCTGTACGTAGTGCAGCATCCCGCAGAG GAGAGCAGAGTTCTTCGCACAGTGCCTCTACTTGCTGCTTGTTTGCCTCCAGGAAAATGCAATGTCATAGTAGGAAGGCGATTCTGTGAGGAAAA GCACCCAGACCTTGCTGCATTGTGTCGGGACAGCAGGACGCTGATCTTGTACCCAGGCCCTAGTTCTCAAAACCTGGAGGAGTTAGTGAAACACCAGGAAGTAGGAGCTGTAAAAcataacatcatcatcatcgacgGCACCTGGAACCAGGCTAAAAGCATGTTCCTGAAAAACAGCCTGTTCCACCTGCCCAAACAG GTGCAGCTCAACAGGACTTTGTGCAGTCAGTACGTGATCCGCACACAACCCTCtaacatctgtctgtccacgCTGGAATGTGCTGCTGTCGCTCTGTCTATCCTGGAGCAGAATGACGCCATCCAAGAG GTTCTTTTGAGGCCCCTCAAAGCCCTGTGCTCCTTCCAGCTGGACCACGGCGCTCAGGTTCATCACAGCAAGGAGCATCTACTGAAGAACGGCATGTACGACAAACCTATGCCCAAGAACAAGCGCAAGATTAAGAGAATGGAGAAACTTGTCACCGATCACAACATCTGCCCCAGATGA